The proteins below come from a single Vanessa tameamea isolate UH-Manoa-2023 chromosome 15, ilVanTame1 primary haplotype, whole genome shotgun sequence genomic window:
- the LOC113399626 gene encoding UDP-glucosyltransferase 2, producing the protein MLGSRWPILCLPILLAASACGSDILMITMGGTKSHKIPFLELARGLIRRDHNITLISPFQPDFHLEGLEEITPEGLAAFVRGYMTFDLVGARMKGEEPLPYMDIIRYGYEACDAFLNDIETRSFLRSGRNYDLIILDGAYPECALGLVYRMKVPFMYINTVAFYASPTSISGSPAPFSVTPFFARSFTDNMSFLDRSVNAFWHLGSLLGHSISVTILQTVLRRHFGAQMPHVYDMAKNVSFILQNGHYSVTYSRPFLPNVAEIACIHCKESKTLNADLEEWISGAGEAGFVYVSMGSSVRTNKMPLAAHRLFIDALKRLPQRVLWKQDGDQNMTDIPSNIRLYKWLPQQDLLGHPKIKAFVTHGGLLSMFETVYHGVPIISIPVFCDHDANAAKAEVDGYAKKLDLHYLTSDKLYEAIKDVIVEPKYKIQVKNRQTLMRDQKESPLERAIYWTEYVLRHKGAYHLQSPAKDLNLFQYYMLDIALTFLVLSLTTLALIVYALRIGFICLGNYVQSKRMNKLFDKSSDLLKRSTKLIDEASLSKKKL; encoded by the exons ctAGGTTCTCGGTGGCCTATACTATGTCTACCGATTCTGCTAGCGGCGTCAGCATGCGGCAGCGACATCCTGATGATTACCATGGGCGGCACCAAGTCACACAAAATACCTTTTTTGGAACTAGCTAGAGGTCTTATAAGAag AGACCACAACATCACTCTTATCAGCCCGTTTCAACCAGATTTCCATCTCGAGGGCTTGGAGGAAATTACCCCAGAGGGTTTGGCTGCCTTCGTACGCGGCTATATGACCTTCGATCTGGTTGGGGCCAGAATGAAGGGAGAGGAACCTTTGCCTTACATGGACATAATTAGATACGGATATGAG GCATGCGATGCGTTTCTCAATGACATCGAGACAAGATCCTTTTTGAGATCAGGAAGGAACTATGATTTGATAATACTGGATGGAGCGTACCCTGAATGCGCATTAGGTCTGGTCTATCGCATGAAAGTGCCATTCATGTACATTAACACAGTAGCCTTTTACGCTTCACCGACTAGCATCTCCGGTAGTCCAGCGCCCTTCTCCGTGACTCCCTTCTTCGCGAGATCCTTTACAGATAATATGAGCTTCTTGGACCGTTCTGTCAACGCCTTCTGGCATCTGGGTTCTTTGTTGGGACATAGTATAAGTGTGACGATACTGCAAACGGTGCTTCGAAGACACTTTGGTGCCCAAATGCCGCACGTATATGACATGGCTAAGAATGTCAGTTTCATCCTTCAGAATGGACACTATTCGGTAACATATTCGAGACCTTTCCTTCCGAACGTTGCTGAGATCGCGTGCATTCATTGTAAGGAATCCAAAACATTAAACGCT GATTTAGAAGAATGGATTTCGGGTGCAGGAGAAGCTGGCTTTGTGTACGTTTCCATGGGTTCTTCAGTGAGGACAAACAAAATGCCACTCGCAGCACATCGCTTGTTTATTGATGCGTTGAAAAGACTTCCACAGAGAGTGCTTTGGAAGCAAGATGGGGATCAAAATATGACTGACATTCCTTCAAATATCAGACTTTATAAATGGCTGCCACAACAAGATTTGTTAG gTCACCCCAAAATAAAAGCTTTCGTTACCCACGGCGGTCTACTCAGCATGTTTGAAACAGTCTACCATGGAGTGCCTATCATTAGTATTCCAGTTTTCTGTGATCACGATGCCAATGCAGCGAAAGCCGAAGTAGATGGTTATGCAAAGAAACTGGACCTTCACTATTTAACATCAGATAAACTTTACGAAGCTATTAAGGATGTTATTGTTGAACCGAAGTATAAGATACAAGTGAAAAATCGACAAACACTTATGAGAGATCAGAAGGAATCACCCTTAGAAAGAGCCATTTATTGGACGGAATATGTATTGAGACACAAAGGGGCATACCATTTACAATCACCGGCTAAAGATTTAAATCTCTTCCAGTACTATATGCTAGACATAGCTTTAACGTTCTTGGTTCTCAGTCTAACGACTCTCGCTCTTATTGTGTATGCATTAAGAATCGGGTTCATTTGTCTCGGTAATTACGTACAAAGTAAACGGATGAACAAGTTGTTTGATAAGTCGAGCGATTTGTTGAAGAGATCGACAAAGCTAATAGATGAAGCGTCGTTATCAAAGAAAAAGTTGTAA